The Stieleria maiorica genome includes the window CGTTTTACCTGACCTTGCCACGTCAACAAATCGCGCGTTGACGTGTGAGCGATCGGCCCGACCTTCTCCCCCCGCAATGCCGGGGGAGAAGGGAGCCCGGGTGAGTTGTGTTGACAACCATGCCGGCAAGGACGGTAAATTTCAAACGCCGCTCGCACTCTGGTCGTCGATGCGCGGAACGCTGGCGGCGTGTAAACTACGCACCGCGTTTGACGCATCCTAACGCCCTCCAACCCTTTCCCCGATTGGCATCACGTTTATGAACCTTGGATTTCGACGCTGCGGTCTTCTTTTGGCTTTCCTTTTCGTCTCGGTTTCGATTTGCCGGGCGGCGGCACCGGAGGGTTCGGCGACCGTGCCGCTTTGGCCCGACTTGCCGCCCGGGACGACGCTCCGCGGTGAAGGCGACCTCCCTGAACTGATCGTCACACGTGTCGAATCGGAATCGCCGACCGCGGCGGTCGTGATCTTGCCGGGCGGCGGATACGGCGGTCACGCGATGGATCACGAAGGCCACCAATTCGCGGCGTGGTTCGAATCGTTGGGCGTGACGTCGGCGATTTGCACCTATCGTTTGCGCGGCAAAGGCAACGACGGAAAGGGCTACGGGCATCCGGCCCCGATGATGGACGCCCAACGCGCGATTCAAACGTTGCGTGCCCGAGCCGAACAATGGAACATCGATCCAAATCGAATCGGTGTGATCGGGTTTTCCGCCGGCGGCCACTTGTGCTCCACCGTCTCGACACACTTTGTCGACGGCGATCCGGCGTCGGAGGATCCGATCGCACGCGTTTCGTCTCGTCCGGATTTCAGCATCCTGTGCTACCCCGTGATCGCATTCGGGCAGCCCCACACGCACAAGGGCAGCCAGCGAAACCTGATCGGTGCGGCTCCCGACGATGGGCTGCTGCAATCTCTTTCGAATGAAAAGCAGGTGACCGAGAAAACTCCACCGGCGTTTTTGTTCCACACCGGTGCCGACACCGCCGTGCCCGTGCAAAACAGCATCGATTACTACTTGGCTTGTTTACGGCACGGCGTCGCCGCAGAGCTGCACGTGTTTCCCGAAGGACGGCACGGATTGGGACTTGCCCAAAGCTTGCCCGGGGCGAAGCAGTGGCCCGACCTGTGCGCGGATTGGCTGCGACGCTTGGGCGTAGTGGCCACGCCGTGAACGCGTTTCTTGACGATCACAAGGTGGCGATGGCCTGGATCGCCGCAATTTCCTGCGTGCTGTTTGTCGGCTGCTTGCTGATCGCACCCTGGCTGGCCGTTCGAATTCCGGTCGACTATTTCGTCGGTCGGCGACGCCCCCGAACACTCTTCGCCGATCGGCACCCCGTGTTGCGGTGGACGGGATTGGTGATCAAAAACCTGATCGGCGGCGTACTGGTACTTGCCGGCCTGGTGATGCTGGTCCTGCCGGGCCAGGGGCTGTTGACCATGCTGGTCGGGATCCTGATGCTGAATTTTCCGGGCAAACATCGCCTGGAACGACGGTTGGTCTCCATTCCAGCGGTGTTGAAATCGATCAATTGGATGCGGCAGCGTTCGGGCGTCGAACCGATCCGAGTCCGATCGTTCGGTCGACCTTAAATCTTCCGCCGTGTGTCCCCTGGTACGACAGCCTTTCCGGGCGGTCGAGCCCATTTGTACGACGGCCCTTCCGGGCGGTCGAGCCCATTTGTACGACGGCCCTTCCGGGCGGTCGAGGCTCCACAATCAATCCACCTCAAACTCCTGTGACCCGTTGCCATTGATCAATACCTTCCGGCAGTCACCGAGTTGCCGGACCGCGTCACCGCTCAGACCGGAAAACAGATTCCCAGAGATCACCAATGCCTGGCAATCCTGGAGCAGGATCCCGGCCGCTTCGTTCGGATTCGTTTCGGTTTTGCTGACCACGGAATCTCGTTTCTTGATCGGAGTCCCATCGTCCGCATCGCCGATCCAACTATCGCTGAAATTATTGGCGCTGATCGTGATGCTGCCGGAACCTTCGCGCACCGCGACGCCGACCTTTTTGACGATGGTGAAGGTGTTGGCGGAGATGGCACAGCCGTGCGCGTCGCGTAGATCGATCCCGCCGGTGAACTCATGTGCGATCACGTTGGCCGACATGGTGATGCCATAGCAATCGCGGTCCAGCACGATCGCCCAGCCTTGGCATTCTTCGATCATGTTGCCGGCGACGACCGAGCCATAAGTGTTTTCGATGACCACACCGTCGCCGAGGTGGTCGTCCAGGTTGTTGCCGCTCATCGTCAGGTTGAATGAATCGATGCAGCGTAACCCGTCATCGTTTTCTTCGAACTGATTGGCGGAGACGATGATATCGTGGCAGCCTTCGATCGAAACGCCGCATTTCTTGTTGTAGGTGAACAGACAGTCGCTGACGCGGGGATCTTCGTAACAATAGTGCAATCGCAATCCGTCGCCACCGTTGTCGCTGCTGGTGACACCCTGGACGAAGATCTCTTCGATGTAGCGGGCTTCGATTCCCGCACCGCTTTTTTCATTTCCGGTCACCCGAAAGTTGGCCAGGTTGACGCGCCACAGCCGGTCTTTCGATGGGACCTGTTTCCCGATCCAATCGGGATGCTCGATCAGAATGGCCGGTTTTCCTTCGGTGTTTTTGTTGATCAGGTGAGTTGCGGTTCCAGAACCTTCCAGACGCGTGTCGGCCGTTTTAAGATGCAGCGGTTGGCTCAATTCGTAAGTCCCCGGCGGAATTTTCAGCACGCCTCCGGACCGGGGGATCGCATCAGCGGCTTCCTGCAGTGTCGCAAAGTCAGCGGCGTTGATGATCGCGTCCGCGCCGCGCGTTTCGCCGGCGGCCACGAGACTGCAGGTGGCCAGCGTGATCAATAGAGTCTTGTTACGAATCATGGTGTAGCGTGGATCGGACCATTGGGGTGGGGATCGGATCATCGACGGCTCGTCGAGTCGTGTGATCACGGGGGAGGTGCAAAATAGTGTATCGTATCGCAACGTTGGGCAGCGGGCGTTGGCGGGCACCGTCGCCAGCCGGCTATGATAGACACAGCCGACAAGACTTCATTGAAAGGAGAGAACGTGGACCTGAGGACCCTGTTTTGCCTGCCACTGTTGATCGCGATCGCCTCGCCCAGCCAGGCAGCGGCCGACGACGACCAGTCACACCAATCGTTGATCGCCAAAGTGCGTCCGTCGGTGATGACGATTCGCGTTCAGGGCCGCGACGGCGATCCGATGGGCATCGGCACCGGCTTCGTCATCGATTCGGATGGTTTGATCGCCACCAACTTTCACGTCATCAACGAAGGGCGTCCGTTTACCGTGGAGTCCCCCGAGGGCAAGAAGCTGAGAGTCTTGGGGGTCGAAGCTTCGGACGTGAGCAGCGATTTGGCGATCATTCACGTCGACCCCGGATCCACCGAATTGCCGGCGTTGGAGTTTGCCGGCGATGACTCCACACGGCAAGGCATCCGCGTGCTGGCGTTCGGCAATCCGCTGGGGCTTCGCAACAGTGTCGTCGAAGGCATCGTGTCGGCCAGACGCGAAGTCGAAGGCCGCGAGCTGTTGCAGCTGGCGATGCCGATCGAACCGGGAAACAGCGGCGGCCCGTTGGTCGATCTGAAGGGGCGCGTCCACGGCATCATCAATATGAAATCATCGATCGACGATAACTTGGGTTTCGCCATCCCCGTTTCGCAGCTCGTCGCACTCAAAGAGAATCCCAACCCCGTGACACTTGATCGCTGGGTCCGGATCGGCCGCATCAATGACGATCGGTGGACGCCGGTGATGGGATCTCGCTGGCAACAACGCGGCGGACGGATCGTCGCGCTCGGTGCCGGGAACGGGTTCGGCGGACGATCCTTGCTACTTTCAAAACGCGACGTTCCCCAGCGCCCCTTCGAAATCGCGGTGATGGTCCGGCTGGATGATGAGTCCGGCGCCGCGGGATTGGCGTTCCATAGCGACGGCCAGAATCAACATTATGGGTTTTACGCCAGCGCCGGCCGTTTGCGTTTGACCTGCTTTCGCGGTGCGTCGGTGTACTCGTGGGATATCTTGAAAGAAGTGGAAACGGAGTACTATCTGCCGGGTCAATGGAACCAATTGAAAGTCCGAGTGGGAGACGAAAAAATCCTGTGCTACGTCAACGGACGACTCGTGATCGAGTCCGATGACCGGCAGATCACTGAAGGGCAGGTCGGACTGGCAAAGTTTCGTGACACCGAGCCGGAATTTTCCGGATTTCAACTCGGCGCTGCCTTGGACTTGCCGGTGCTGTCCGAAGCGGGCGAAAAAATGCTCGCCCAACTCGATCCCACCGCACTGCCACTGGATTCGGTCGGCAGTGACCAGATCCGCCAACTGGGCACGTCAGGCGATTTGGCATGGCGGGAATTGACCCGTCGGGCGATCGAGTTGGAAACACAAGCCAAGCGAATGCACCAGTTGGCCGACGATGTCCGCCGTGCTGACACCGTTGACCGATTGAGTCGACTGGACGCAATCGACGACGACGAACGGTTGCTGACCGGATCGTTGTTGATCGCCAAATTGGACAGCCCCGATTTGGATGTCGAAGCCTACCGCGAACGGATCGACGAAATGGCCGGTGAGATTCTGGCGGGACTCGATGCGGATGCGTCGGCGACCGAGATTCGCGACGCCATGCATCGCTATCTGTTTCAAGAGAACGGATTTCATGGCAGCCGAAGCGAGTATTATCACGCCGCCAACAGCCAACTCAACCGGGTGATCGATGACCGCGAGGGGTTGCCGATCACGATGTCCGTGCTGTACATCGAACTCGGGCGGCGATTGGGGATCAAAGTCGTCGGTGTCGGGTTGCCCGGCCACTTTGTCGCCAAGCACGTCATTGATACCGAGCAGGATCAACTGATCGATGTGTTTGAACGCGGAAAACTGCTCAGTCAGGAAGACGCGGCCGAGATCGTTGCCGCGCACGCCGGACGCCGTATCCGT containing:
- a CDS encoding PGPGW domain-containing protein, whose protein sequence is MNAFLDDHKVAMAWIAAISCVLFVGCLLIAPWLAVRIPVDYFVGRRRPRTLFADRHPVLRWTGLVIKNLIGGVLVLAGLVMLVLPGQGLLTMLVGILMLNFPGKHRLERRLVSIPAVLKSINWMRQRSGVEPIRVRSFGRP
- a CDS encoding right-handed parallel beta-helix repeat-containing protein, whose product is MIRSPPQWSDPRYTMIRNKTLLITLATCSLVAAGETRGADAIINAADFATLQEAADAIPRSGGVLKIPPGTYELSQPLHLKTADTRLEGSGTATHLINKNTEGKPAILIEHPDWIGKQVPSKDRLWRVNLANFRVTGNEKSGAGIEARYIEEIFVQGVTSSDNGGDGLRLHYCYEDPRVSDCLFTYNKKCGVSIEGCHDIIVSANQFEENDDGLRCIDSFNLTMSGNNLDDHLGDGVVIENTYGSVVAGNMIEECQGWAIVLDRDCYGITMSANVIAHEFTGGIDLRDAHGCAISANTFTIVKKVGVAVREGSGSITISANNFSDSWIGDADDGTPIKKRDSVVSKTETNPNEAAGILLQDCQALVISGNLFSGLSGDAVRQLGDCRKVLINGNGSQEFEVD
- a CDS encoding alpha/beta hydrolase, with the translated sequence MAFLFVSVSICRAAAPEGSATVPLWPDLPPGTTLRGEGDLPELIVTRVESESPTAAVVILPGGGYGGHAMDHEGHQFAAWFESLGVTSAICTYRLRGKGNDGKGYGHPAPMMDAQRAIQTLRARAEQWNIDPNRIGVIGFSAGGHLCSTVSTHFVDGDPASEDPIARVSSRPDFSILCYPVIAFGQPHTHKGSQRNLIGAAPDDGLLQSLSNEKQVTEKTPPAFLFHTGADTAVPVQNSIDYYLACLRHGVAAELHVFPEGRHGLGLAQSLPGAKQWPDLCADWLRRLGVVATP
- a CDS encoding transglutaminase family protein, which produces MDLRTLFCLPLLIAIASPSQAAADDDQSHQSLIAKVRPSVMTIRVQGRDGDPMGIGTGFVIDSDGLIATNFHVINEGRPFTVESPEGKKLRVLGVEASDVSSDLAIIHVDPGSTELPALEFAGDDSTRQGIRVLAFGNPLGLRNSVVEGIVSARREVEGRELLQLAMPIEPGNSGGPLVDLKGRVHGIINMKSSIDDNLGFAIPVSQLVALKENPNPVTLDRWVRIGRINDDRWTPVMGSRWQQRGGRIVALGAGNGFGGRSLLLSKRDVPQRPFEIAVMVRLDDESGAAGLAFHSDGQNQHYGFYASAGRLRLTCFRGASVYSWDILKEVETEYYLPGQWNQLKVRVGDEKILCYVNGRLVIESDDRQITEGQVGLAKFRDTEPEFSGFQLGAALDLPVLSEAGEKMLAQLDPTALPLDSVGSDQIRQLGTSGDLAWRELTRRAIELETQAKRMHQLADDVRRADTVDRLSRLDAIDDDERLLTGSLLIAKLDSPDLDVEAYRERIDEMAGEILAGLDADASATEIRDAMHRYLFQENGFHGSRSEYYHAANSQLNRVIDDREGLPITMSVLYIELGRRLGIKVVGVGLPGHFVAKHVIDTEQDQLIDVFERGKLLSQEDAAEIVAAHAGRRIRDSDLQASTDIEILTRILNNLIGVAGRMNDGEAMLRYCDAIVAVNPDEPRYRMMRAQLRGMTGRINLALEDVEMMLQHDPPELDRGATERLRDALIERL